A single Pseudomonas sp. MM223 DNA region contains:
- the xerC_7 gene encoding Tyrosine recombinase XerC (*Name xerC_7): MNTISTSSHLPWNKGKLVGQKAPLRLKDIWAIRVRLQIAEETRDLALFDLAIDSKLRACDLTKLCVRDVAHGDHVSSRAIVMQQKTQRPVQFEITEQTRLALQAWIHQAHLHSEDCLFPSRLHASAHLSTRQYARIVKAWIKSIGLDPAMYGTHTMRRTKASLIYRRTKNLRAVQLLLGHTKLESTVRYLGIEIDDALEMAEQTEV; encoded by the coding sequence ATGAATACCATTTCGACCAGCAGCCATCTGCCTTGGAATAAAGGAAAATTGGTCGGGCAAAAAGCTCCACTCCGACTGAAGGATATCTGGGCCATTCGGGTAAGGCTTCAAATCGCGGAGGAAACTCGTGATTTAGCTCTTTTCGATCTGGCCATCGACAGCAAGCTACGAGCCTGCGATCTGACCAAGCTCTGCGTACGTGACGTTGCTCATGGGGATCACGTGTCATCGCGAGCGATAGTAATGCAGCAGAAAACCCAGCGGCCCGTGCAGTTTGAGATTACAGAGCAAACGCGACTGGCCCTACAGGCCTGGATACATCAAGCCCACCTCCACAGCGAGGATTGTCTTTTTCCAAGCAGGCTACACGCCTCAGCCCATCTCTCCACCCGGCAATACGCCCGAATAGTCAAAGCGTGGATAAAGTCTATTGGGCTAGATCCAGCCATGTATGGAACCCACACGATGAGACGTACGAAGGCATCGCTGATCTATCGCAGGACAAAGAACCTGAGAGCAGTCCAGCTCCTGCTCGGCCATACGAAGCTTGAAAGCACGGTGCGATACCTAGGTATTGAGATCGACGACGCATTGGAAATGGCGGAGCAGACGGAGGTCTGA